One region of Bacillus zhangzhouensis genomic DNA includes:
- the cspB gene encoding cold shock-like protein CspB, with protein MLEGKVKWFNSEKGFGFIEVEGQDDVFVHFSAIQGEGFKTLEEGQSVSFEIVEGNRGPQAANVNKA; from the coding sequence ATGTTAGAAGGTAAAGTAAAATGGTTCAACTCTGAAAAAGGTTTCGGATTCATCGAAGTAGAAGGTCAAGACGATGTATTCGTTCACTTCTCTGCTATCCAAGGCGAAGGTTTCAAAACTTTAGAAGAAGGTCAATCAGTTTCTTTCGAAATCGTTGAAGGTAACCGTGGACCACAAGCTGCTAACGTTAACAAAGCGTAA
- a CDS encoding DHA2 family efflux MFS transporter permease subunit, which translates to MANQPAATKQGTGSLSLLIILMAGLFVAILNQTLLNVAMPHLMTEFNVSATTIQWLTTGYMLVNGVLIPLSAFLITRFGQRSLFLVAMVSFTLGTFICGIAPNFSTMLIGRLIQAVGGGILQPLVMTTILFIFPPENRGKGMGIFGLAMMFAPAVGPTLSGYIIEHYSWRIMFYGLVPIGAIVIIAAFFMFKNIVEPKKIKLDSLGAILSIVGFASLLYGVSEAGSDGWTDPIVLSTIIIGAIAIILFIFQQLKADHPMLDFRVFKYSIFSLSSVINIIITVALYTGMFLLPIYLQNLVGFTALQSGLLMLPGALAMLIMSPISGILFDKFGPRPLAIVGMLITVVTTYEFTRLTIDTSYSHIVLMYAVRAFGMSLLMMPVMTAGMNQLPQHLNSHGTAMSNTLRQISGSIGTSLITTIYTNRTTFHYANMADQTNTADPFFMNSFQAAVSNVMHHMGMTAQAAQKYVSTQLFTKAQVDSNVMGINDAYMWVTLFCAAGVILSLFLRDVRKDKKRKDQQHKKHEISLLPAPKEANQDAR; encoded by the coding sequence ATGGCAAATCAACCTGCAGCGACAAAACAGGGAACAGGCTCCTTGTCTTTACTGATCATTTTAATGGCTGGTTTGTTCGTAGCGATTTTAAACCAAACGCTTTTGAACGTAGCTATGCCCCATTTAATGACAGAGTTTAATGTGAGTGCAACAACGATTCAGTGGCTTACAACAGGCTACATGCTTGTCAACGGTGTGCTGATTCCGTTGTCTGCGTTTTTAATCACACGTTTTGGACAGCGCAGCTTATTCTTAGTGGCTATGGTCTCGTTTACACTAGGTACATTTATTTGCGGTATTGCGCCAAACTTTTCAACGATGCTCATCGGCCGTTTGATTCAGGCTGTCGGCGGCGGTATCTTACAGCCGCTCGTCATGACAACAATCCTTTTTATTTTCCCTCCAGAAAACAGAGGGAAAGGAATGGGGATTTTTGGACTTGCGATGATGTTTGCTCCTGCAGTAGGACCAACATTATCTGGTTACATTATTGAACATTATTCTTGGCGCATTATGTTTTATGGACTTGTGCCAATCGGTGCGATTGTCATTATCGCGGCTTTCTTTATGTTTAAAAATATTGTAGAGCCTAAAAAAATCAAGCTGGACAGTCTTGGTGCGATTCTTTCAATCGTTGGTTTTGCTTCCCTTCTATATGGAGTGAGTGAGGCAGGAAGTGATGGTTGGACAGATCCGATCGTCTTATCTACGATTATTATTGGTGCGATTGCGATCATTCTCTTTATTTTCCAACAGTTGAAAGCTGATCATCCAATGCTCGATTTCCGCGTATTTAAATACAGCATTTTCTCATTATCAAGTGTCATTAACATCATAATTACGGTTGCCTTATATACGGGGATGTTCTTACTTCCGATTTATCTGCAAAACCTCGTTGGGTTTACGGCATTGCAATCTGGGCTATTAATGCTTCCAGGGGCACTTGCGATGCTCATTATGTCCCCGATTTCAGGGATCTTGTTTGATAAATTTGGACCTCGTCCCCTTGCAATTGTGGGGATGCTCATTACCGTTGTCACGACATATGAGTTTACAAGGCTGACAATTGATACTTCCTATAGTCACATTGTGCTTATGTATGCAGTACGTGCATTTGGTATGTCACTCTTGATGATGCCGGTTATGACAGCAGGGATGAACCAATTACCACAGCACTTAAACAGCCATGGTACAGCGATGTCTAATACATTAAGACAGATTAGCGGTTCCATCGGTACGAGTTTGATCACAACGATTTATACGAATCGGACCACATTCCATTATGCCAATATGGCAGATCAAACAAATACAGCGGACCCGTTCTTTATGAATTCATTCCAGGCGGCTGTATCGAATGTGATGCATCATATGGGCATGACAGCCCAAGCTGCTCAAAAATATGTATCCACTCAGCTCTTTACGAAAGCACAGGTTGATTCAAATGTGATGGGCATCAATGATGCTTACATGTGGGTGACATTATTCTGTGCGGCTGGTGTCATTCTCAGCTTGTTCCTGCGAGATGTTCGTAAGGATAAAAAGCGAAAAGATCAGCAGCATAAGAAACATGAAATATCACTGCTTCCGGCACCTAAGGAAGCAAATCAAGATGCAAGATAA
- a CDS encoding YhcN/YlaJ family sporulation lipoprotein, which produces MNKKWMLTLLLVPTFITAGCGMNNQGDERRGTMKRQYENVTYKNDNMRQDQPDVQTPQKVKVADKASELVANMPEVKTANVLVTGKNAFVAVVLEGNKSGDVTDDLKKKISDKVKSTDQQIDNVYVSANPDFVDRMKGYGKRIRSGEPISGFFDEFTEMVRRVFPESK; this is translated from the coding sequence ATGAATAAGAAATGGATGCTAACTTTACTGCTCGTGCCAACATTCATCACCGCTGGGTGTGGAATGAACAACCAAGGCGATGAGCGTAGAGGAACAATGAAACGGCAGTATGAAAATGTCACATATAAGAATGACAACATGAGACAGGATCAGCCAGATGTTCAAACACCTCAGAAGGTCAAAGTTGCTGATAAGGCGTCAGAGCTTGTAGCCAATATGCCTGAAGTGAAGACAGCGAACGTGCTTGTCACAGGAAAAAATGCATTTGTTGCCGTTGTACTTGAAGGCAATAAAAGCGGTGATGTGACGGATGATCTGAAAAAGAAAATTTCAGACAAAGTCAAATCAACGGATCAACAAATCGACAACGTGTATGTATCTGCTAATCCAGACTTTGTCGATCGTATGAAAGGGTACGGAAAACGTATTAGAAGCGGTGAGCCAATTTCAGGATTTTTCGATGAATTTACTGAAATGGTTAGACGTGTCTTCCCTGAATCAAAATAG
- a CDS encoding spore coat protein yields the protein MFKKRKGMSTGAMIAVSTAIIALFSPVLRRRLKSMTQMNMSSMMKGASHHHQDSSRHESHAQKESKGTGEVGQMIKQAFTAVQPNQTNQHQSSTGTHQPRESYAQSLHIDESVMNVMDDESIQQVINDIEHK from the coding sequence TTGTTTAAAAAAAGAAAAGGTATGAGCACTGGCGCAATGATCGCAGTATCAACAGCAATCATTGCATTATTCTCCCCAGTTTTACGAAGAAGACTGAAAAGCATGACACAAATGAATATGTCTTCAATGATGAAAGGTGCAAGCCATCATCACCAAGACTCATCTCGCCATGAGTCCCACGCACAAAAAGAATCAAAAGGAACAGGTGAAGTTGGACAAATGATTAAGCAAGCATTCACAGCTGTCCAGCCAAATCAAACGAACCAGCACCAATCATCAACAGGAACCCATCAGCCAAGAGAGTCTTATGCACAATCTCTTCACATTGATGAAAGTGTGATGAATGTGATGGATGATGAATCGATCCAGCAAGTCATCAATGACATCGAGCACAAATAA
- a CDS encoding NAD(P)H-dependent oxidoreductase, with amino-acid sequence MKIYVVYDSEGDHTKALAEAIAAGAGETEQAEVFIDHVKDADIRKLEQMDAIIWGCPGHFGTISSGLKTWIDRLGYLWAEGKLVDKVGAVFCTTATTHGGLEMTMHNLITPMFHQGMLVVGLPGNVPENALYGSYYGAGVTCPIDSDELISTEGIELGKALGRRVASVTASFKR; translated from the coding sequence ATGAAAATTTATGTTGTATACGATAGTGAAGGTGACCATACAAAAGCACTTGCAGAAGCGATTGCAGCAGGAGCAGGTGAAACAGAGCAAGCAGAAGTATTCATTGATCACGTGAAAGATGCGGATATTCGCAAGCTCGAACAAATGGATGCGATCATTTGGGGCTGCCCTGGTCACTTTGGTACCATTAGTTCTGGGTTAAAGACATGGATTGACCGTCTCGGCTACTTATGGGCAGAAGGAAAACTAGTCGATAAAGTCGGTGCCGTTTTCTGTACAACTGCTACAACACACGGCGGTTTAGAAATGACAATGCATAATTTGATTACACCAATGTTCCACCAAGGAATGCTTGTTGTTGGCCTTCCTGGAAATGTACCAGAGAATGCTTTATACGGCTCTTACTATGGAGCTGGTGTGACATGTCCGATCGATTCTGATGAGTTGATTTCGACTGAAGGCATTGAACTTGGAAAAGCACTAGGAAGACGTGTAGCATCAGTTACTGCATCATTTAAGCGATAA
- a CDS encoding GGDEF domain-containing protein has translation MNHVVKMLLSITISNVITTILFIIIAHETTIEVQSAYWIFSYIAGLFNFYVIEHQTKAYQLLNLYKFQAHYDFLTGVLNKRKFDEVLSDAFNKNLKQPIHQMSLIYLDIDYFKTINDEYGHHEGDIVLKEIGTRLIKNTRSSDYIGRIGGEESAVLLPNCTIEKTWQIAERLRKKIADQPIYLKNGMSIHTTVSIGCASSQNWCRHQTIIDYS, from the coding sequence ATGAATCATGTTGTCAAAATGCTTCTGTCCATTACAATCAGCAATGTGATAACAACTATTTTGTTTATTATTATTGCACATGAGACTACCATTGAAGTCCAATCAGCCTATTGGATTTTCTCATATATTGCTGGATTGTTTAACTTTTATGTCATTGAGCATCAAACAAAAGCATATCAGCTGTTAAATTTGTATAAATTCCAAGCTCATTATGACTTTTTAACAGGTGTTTTAAATAAACGGAAGTTCGATGAGGTATTAAGTGATGCTTTTAATAAGAATTTGAAGCAACCTATCCATCAAATGTCCCTTATTTACCTAGACATCGATTACTTCAAAACCATCAATGATGAATATGGGCATCATGAGGGAGATATCGTTTTAAAAGAAATCGGTACAAGGCTGATTAAAAACACAAGAAGCTCTGATTATATTGGGCGGATTGGCGGGGAAGAATCCGCTGTCCTTCTACCAAATTGTACAATTGAAAAAACATGGCAAATTGCAGAACGCTTACGAAAGAAAATAGCAGATCAGCCGATTTATTTAAAAAATGGAATGTCGATTCACACTACGGTCTCAATTGGGTGTGCTTCTTCTCAGAACTGGTGTAGACATCAAACAATTATCGATTATAGCTGA
- a CDS encoding spore coat protein: MQNEQQPMFQGNAQQPDLNHGGHELFDLHEILAGTINILDQYMILRQFIQDPALSDILDRQYQFVLSQYNVTVDCFSTGQKPSEETATYMMKENTQVTYGIKPSQPKKPNQSLQDVKDLGITGHMLSLVKSHAGLLSMSALEVTNPVVRRVLAAQIPNFIEMAYEIFLYQNKHGYYQVPQLSKQDMTAMTSAFAPLQGQVQMPPSKADQQRPLH; encoded by the coding sequence ATGCAAAACGAACAGCAGCCAATGTTTCAAGGAAACGCTCAGCAGCCTGATCTCAACCATGGCGGCCATGAGTTATTTGATTTACATGAAATTTTAGCCGGCACGATTAATATTTTGGACCAATATATGATCTTGCGGCAATTTATTCAAGATCCTGCATTATCCGACATCCTAGATCGACAATATCAATTCGTTTTATCCCAGTACAATGTCACGGTAGATTGTTTTTCTACCGGCCAAAAGCCTAGTGAAGAAACGGCTACTTATATGATGAAAGAAAACACACAAGTGACATACGGAATCAAACCTTCTCAGCCGAAAAAGCCGAATCAGTCATTACAGGATGTAAAAGACTTAGGGATCACTGGACATATGCTCAGCCTAGTCAAATCACACGCTGGATTACTTTCCATGTCCGCATTAGAAGTAACAAATCCTGTTGTCAGACGTGTGCTTGCTGCGCAGATCCCGAACTTTATCGAAATGGCTTATGAAATTTTCTTGTATCAAAACAAGCATGGCTACTATCAAGTTCCTCAACTTTCCAAACAAGACATGACAGCCATGACGTCAGCTTTTGCGCCGCTTCAGGGACAGGTTCAAATGCCTCCCAGCAAGGCCGATCAGCAAAGACCTCTTCATTAA
- a CDS encoding ATP-binding protein — MQDKIINRLIEDEHVQAPVIGIGVSPFEQHQLVAFFQSLPHELNASFIVVQNHVTGDCITDLEALVLPIGYRAKTIKHGEKVMKKTIYFCPQHAVVTLTEDHRLHVSEQLSTSKACSVDSLFKSLASVQKGEAFAIFFQKGHCVGSGLLQLVEQGGTALSCSEVESGFDSMYHHTFNNPSTLAAYMANIINVPHADKTDLALLRIIERLEMYKGIAFSTYEKKRLLSVIQKRMRTANQPMALLSEYDRFLEREPNELDRLHTQLLSGTTTFFRDMEAFRVCEQKVIPSIIDHSMNNGKSRCRIWVAGCSTGEEAYSFTILFLEEIKRRDVSIELQVFATDINRKAIQTASKGLYSRESMASIPEKWRARYFEKKGGAFIVKQSLRKHIVFAPHNLLIDSPFIYLDFISCRNVLMYFESEVQKRVLSRFENALKDQGVLILGPDETVPNIPRLFELFNEKWNIYTYSNVSAPSDPWVHDALDTELKKRAAQYMQEVSEEYDACMVINDCDKILAMSNGAYSFLDHTEVSDQSCEYVTPDYLKEMLSQTFQKVWTDETEVVFQHVLISRKGKKQYADFIVKSFDCRFKGVYVILIRMNERGKNQKNSREKGMLDQNSVYQQRIVDLENELNEVKQKEQEARAQLKAKNTQIAELEKKQEHFINIINNLRVTREELYRPSIKPELATLFVDRDMNIRYYTSTAASLLTSAQIRHQQSFLSMAKKLTQETLYHDIQSVISDRRVIEREIETNEGEKFTVHITPILDQEHKGAVMTWIKMTELTKIKQSLHLAVTALDNSHIHIVVATEEGVIQCVNQRFCQFVQQHEYDLIGKDIFSVYHSLCQCDDLEKQWDVCLKEGSWTGELYFQDLSGCERWERVSLHRIDDPDKMQSTVMRISEDITNQKQSEKMLMRSEMLSAVGQLAAGIAHEIRNPLTSLKGFLQLMIQSKKYQKDYADVMMSEFNRLEAIINEFLVLSRSKSVKFEPVHVNLLLEEVIMVVESQAVLKGVSIQKNLSPSLPNIQGIPNELKQVFLNILKNGIEAMDGVTGVIQVTSVVKHNQMMLVFEDQGKGIPEDELGKLGEPFYTTKEKGTGLGLMMTIKIIESHGGSIRFESKSFEGTRVIITFPIS; from the coding sequence ATGCAGGACAAAATCATTAATCGTTTGATAGAAGACGAACATGTGCAGGCACCAGTGATCGGCATCGGTGTTTCGCCGTTTGAACAGCATCAGCTTGTGGCTTTTTTTCAATCGTTACCACATGAATTAAATGCCTCTTTTATTGTTGTGCAAAATCATGTGACAGGCGATTGTATAACAGATTTGGAAGCACTTGTTTTACCGATTGGCTACCGGGCAAAAACGATTAAACATGGTGAGAAAGTCATGAAGAAGACCATCTATTTTTGTCCGCAGCATGCGGTTGTGACGTTAACAGAAGATCATCGGCTTCATGTATCAGAGCAGCTGTCAACAAGCAAGGCATGCTCTGTCGACTCGCTTTTTAAGTCACTTGCCAGTGTTCAAAAGGGAGAGGCGTTTGCGATCTTTTTTCAAAAAGGTCATTGTGTGGGGAGTGGATTGCTTCAGCTGGTTGAGCAAGGCGGTACAGCCTTATCATGCAGTGAGGTAGAGAGCGGTTTTGACAGCATGTATCATCACACATTCAACAATCCCTCCACCCTTGCGGCATATATGGCCAATATCATCAATGTACCGCATGCTGATAAGACGGATTTAGCTTTACTAAGAATCATAGAACGTCTTGAAATGTATAAAGGGATTGCCTTTTCAACCTATGAAAAGAAAAGGTTACTTTCTGTCATTCAAAAACGCATGCGCACTGCAAATCAACCGATGGCATTATTATCAGAGTACGATCGTTTCTTAGAAAGAGAACCAAATGAGCTTGATCGTCTGCATACCCAGCTCCTAAGCGGCACGACTACTTTCTTTAGAGATATGGAGGCTTTTCGAGTATGTGAACAGAAGGTTATACCGTCAATCATTGACCACTCGATGAACAACGGGAAATCTCGATGCCGAATTTGGGTTGCGGGATGTTCGACAGGGGAAGAAGCTTATTCTTTTACGATTTTATTTTTAGAAGAAATAAAGCGAAGAGATGTGTCCATTGAACTTCAAGTCTTTGCGACAGATATCAACCGAAAAGCCATTCAAACAGCTAGTAAAGGTCTTTACTCGAGAGAGTCTATGGCAAGCATACCGGAAAAATGGCGGGCGCGATATTTCGAAAAAAAAGGTGGCGCTTTTATTGTGAAGCAGTCGCTTAGAAAACATATTGTTTTTGCTCCTCACAATTTATTGATTGATTCACCTTTTATCTACCTCGATTTTATCAGTTGCCGAAATGTTCTGATGTACTTTGAGTCAGAAGTACAAAAACGAGTATTATCCCGATTCGAAAATGCTTTAAAAGATCAAGGGGTGTTGATCTTAGGGCCCGATGAAACTGTCCCCAATATCCCTCGATTGTTTGAATTGTTCAATGAGAAGTGGAACATTTACACCTATTCAAACGTTTCTGCACCTAGTGATCCTTGGGTACATGACGCTCTTGATACCGAGTTAAAAAAGCGAGCTGCACAATATATGCAAGAAGTGAGCGAAGAATATGACGCATGCATGGTGATCAATGATTGTGACAAAATTCTGGCGATGTCAAATGGGGCCTATTCCTTCTTAGACCATACAGAAGTGTCAGATCAATCATGTGAATATGTGACACCTGATTATTTGAAAGAGATGTTGAGTCAAACCTTTCAAAAAGTGTGGACGGACGAGACAGAGGTTGTGTTTCAGCATGTTCTCATTTCGAGAAAAGGAAAAAAGCAGTATGCGGATTTTATTGTAAAGAGTTTTGATTGCCGTTTTAAAGGAGTATACGTCATTCTCATTCGAATGAATGAGAGAGGAAAAAATCAAAAGAACAGCAGGGAAAAAGGGATGCTAGATCAGAATTCAGTCTATCAACAGCGTATTGTCGATTTAGAAAATGAACTCAATGAAGTCAAACAAAAAGAGCAGGAGGCAAGGGCTCAATTAAAAGCGAAAAACACGCAAATAGCGGAGCTTGAGAAAAAACAAGAACATTTTATTAATATCATTAACAACTTAAGGGTAACAAGGGAAGAACTGTATAGACCTTCTATCAAGCCGGAGCTTGCGACGTTGTTTGTGGACCGGGACATGAATATTCGCTATTACACGTCTACAGCTGCTTCTTTATTGACTTCAGCTCAAATAAGGCATCAGCAATCCTTTCTGTCGATGGCTAAGAAGCTTACGCAGGAAACGCTCTATCATGACATACAATCCGTTATCTCGGACAGGCGCGTCATCGAACGAGAAATTGAAACGAATGAAGGAGAAAAATTCACCGTGCACATCACACCTATCCTTGATCAAGAGCATAAGGGAGCAGTGATGACGTGGATCAAAATGACGGAATTGACAAAAATTAAACAGTCACTCCATCTAGCGGTAACAGCACTGGATAACAGTCATATCCATATTGTTGTTGCAACTGAGGAAGGGGTCATCCAATGTGTGAATCAGCGCTTTTGCCAGTTTGTACAGCAGCATGAATATGACCTGATCGGTAAAGATATTTTTTCTGTCTATCATTCGCTGTGTCAATGTGATGATTTAGAAAAGCAATGGGACGTTTGTTTAAAAGAAGGTAGCTGGACAGGTGAGCTGTATTTTCAGGATTTATCAGGCTGTGAACGATGGGAGAGGGTCTCTTTACACCGAATTGATGATCCTGACAAAATGCAGTCAACCGTGATGCGGATTTCAGAGGACATTACGAATCAAAAGCAGTCAGAGAAGATGCTGATGAGGTCTGAGATGCTGTCCGCAGTTGGTCAGCTTGCGGCCGGCATCGCCCATGAGATACGGAATCCGCTGACATCGTTAAAGGGATTTTTACAGCTGATGATTCAAAGTAAGAAATATCAGAAGGATTATGCCGATGTGATGATGTCTGAATTTAATCGGCTTGAAGCCATTATTAATGAATTCCTTGTGCTCTCTAGAAGCAAATCGGTGAAATTTGAGCCAGTACATGTCAATCTTCTGCTTGAAGAAGTGATCATGGTCGTTGAATCACAGGCGGTCTTAAAAGGCGTGTCTATTCAGAAGAATTTGTCTCCGTCGCTGCCAAACATTCAAGGTATACCAAATGAGCTGAAACAAGTTTTCTTAAACATTCTTAAAAACGGTATTGAAGCAATGGATGGTGTGACAGGTGTCATTCAGGTCACATCCGTTGTGAAACATAATCAAATGATGCTGGTCTTTGAAGATCAGGGAAAGGGCATACCAGAAGACGAACTGGGGAAACTGGGTGAACCTTTTTATACAACGAAAGAAAAAGGGACTGGCCTTGGTTTAATGATGACCATTAAAATCATTGAAAGCCATGGCGGCAGCATTCGTTTTGAAAGCAAAAGCTTTGAAGGGACACGAGTGATTATTACGTTTCCAATAAGTTGA
- a CDS encoding 5'-nucleotidase C-terminal domain-containing protein: MKRVRSIRMICCLVLVIFSLQSLLPGMITVEQASASEKKETVWNQKKPMKIKKARQLIGETVTVSGIVTADQSAIGNGKLSTYIQDKSAGINIYSAQPNNFPKLKAGMKVTVSGKITSYKGLIEIVPDRDRLKIDGVNQTLPKPKWVSVRQLETDQARQHEGKLVKVKSYVESKPEQPAGGGYNVVITDKKYHSTTLRVMVDTNAIDEVKTGKWYEFTGVLSRYDTLQVLPRHKGDVTLLKRQPKPPKIKKEYEATVDRVVDGDTIHLKKPVLGTTKVRFVNMDTPETYHKPKNELDQNQLHFGQKAADYLNTLLSSGDRVTLKIGSEAKDGYGRLLAQVKTKKGVNTNLELVKKGYAPTYFIWPIGDEKDYQTFQKAVKEAKEKGLGIWNEADPLLEQPFEFRAREQKKGLTRYVGDSSAKTYVSPDSWKEIAVDKRIFFASVEEAEQAGYQASEGVGEVPLTILSMNDLHGKIDQQYELDLNSDGNKGTYGRMDYVAAYIKQKQAAHKYTITVHAGDMIGGSSPISSLLQDEPTVELMENIGFDVGTVGNHELDEGVDELLRIIKGGDHPKGTKGYDGQNFPLVCANCEYKDTGKPLLPAYEIMDVDGIPVAFIGVVTKSAAGMVMPEGIKDIQFTDEVKAVNEAAKELKQKGVKAIAVLAHMTASQHGDTITGESVKLAEEGDDDIDVIFAGHNHEVVNGEVNGKLIVQAFEYGKAIGEVNITLDRKTKDIVKKSANIQYVNQSGIEKDKEAAGILAHYGKEVEPIISEVVGEAAVKMEGGYSNDGDMPLGNLIADGMRYSMKSDFAMMNGGGIRQNLEKGPIMWGDLFNIQPFGNVLVKLEIKGKDLAEIIEAQISPQFGPDYSISGFSYSYDPITYKVVDLKLTDGSAVALDQTYTLTVNNFMATATGSKYAPIARLGKNPETGPEDLEATVAFVKSFEGASIVYQREGRIQKAKQEEKAAS; the protein is encoded by the coding sequence ATGAAACGTGTTCGATCCATTCGTATGATCTGCTGTTTGGTTTTGGTGATCTTTAGTCTGCAATCCTTACTGCCTGGCATGATCACAGTGGAACAAGCCAGTGCGTCTGAAAAGAAGGAAACGGTATGGAACCAAAAGAAACCAATGAAAATCAAGAAAGCCCGTCAGCTGATCGGAGAGACAGTGACGGTGAGCGGAATTGTGACAGCAGATCAATCCGCTATAGGCAATGGGAAACTGTCAACGTACATTCAAGACAAATCAGCTGGAATCAATATTTATTCAGCACAGCCCAACAACTTCCCAAAATTAAAAGCTGGTATGAAGGTGACAGTATCGGGGAAGATCACGTCTTATAAAGGACTGATTGAAATTGTGCCGGATCGAGACCGTCTGAAGATCGATGGGGTGAATCAAACCTTGCCAAAGCCGAAGTGGGTCTCCGTGAGACAACTAGAAACGGACCAGGCACGTCAACATGAAGGAAAACTTGTGAAGGTCAAAAGTTATGTTGAATCAAAACCAGAGCAGCCGGCTGGCGGTGGATACAATGTCGTGATCACTGATAAAAAATATCACAGCACCACCCTTAGAGTGATGGTGGATACAAATGCCATTGATGAAGTAAAGACAGGGAAATGGTATGAGTTTACAGGAGTGTTAAGCAGGTATGATACGCTGCAGGTGCTTCCAAGACACAAGGGTGATGTCACCCTGCTGAAACGCCAGCCAAAACCGCCAAAAATCAAGAAAGAATACGAGGCAACGGTTGACCGGGTGGTGGATGGAGATACGATTCATTTAAAGAAGCCTGTACTTGGCACAACAAAGGTGCGCTTTGTGAATATGGACACACCGGAAACATACCATAAGCCAAAAAATGAATTAGATCAAAACCAGCTGCATTTTGGACAGAAGGCGGCGGACTATTTAAACACACTACTTTCAAGCGGAGATAGAGTCACATTAAAGATTGGTTCTGAAGCGAAGGACGGATATGGACGTCTTTTAGCTCAAGTGAAAACCAAAAAAGGGGTCAATACGAATTTAGAACTTGTGAAAAAAGGATATGCCCCTACGTATTTTATCTGGCCGATTGGAGATGAAAAGGACTATCAGACGTTCCAAAAAGCTGTAAAAGAGGCGAAAGAAAAAGGACTGGGCATTTGGAATGAAGCGGATCCGCTGCTGGAACAGCCGTTTGAATTTAGAGCACGTGAACAGAAAAAAGGACTGACACGCTACGTCGGTGATTCTTCAGCGAAAACCTACGTATCGCCCGACAGCTGGAAAGAAATCGCTGTAGATAAACGCATCTTTTTTGCATCTGTAGAAGAAGCAGAACAGGCTGGCTATCAGGCATCAGAGGGAGTTGGGGAAGTCCCATTAACCATTTTAAGCATGAATGATTTACACGGGAAAATTGATCAACAATACGAGCTGGATCTAAATAGTGATGGCAATAAAGGAACGTACGGACGGATGGACTATGTGGCGGCTTATATCAAACAAAAACAAGCAGCACACAAATATACAATCACAGTCCACGCCGGAGATATGATTGGCGGCAGTTCTCCAATATCTTCTCTTCTGCAGGATGAACCAACGGTTGAACTCATGGAGAACATTGGGTTTGATGTTGGCACAGTCGGCAACCATGAATTGGATGAAGGGGTGGACGAACTATTACGCATTATAAAGGGCGGAGATCATCCGAAAGGCACAAAGGGATATGACGGACAGAATTTTCCGCTCGTTTGTGCAAACTGTGAATACAAGGATACAGGCAAACCACTTTTACCTGCTTATGAAATCATGGATGTCGATGGAATCCCTGTAGCATTTATCGGTGTTGTGACAAAGTCAGCTGCAGGAATGGTGATGCCAGAAGGGATTAAAGACATTCAGTTTACAGATGAAGTCAAAGCCGTAAATGAAGCCGCGAAGGAATTAAAACAAAAAGGGGTCAAAGCCATTGCAGTTTTAGCTCATATGACAGCCTCTCAACATGGAGATACCATCACTGGAGAGAGTGTGAAGCTTGCCGAAGAAGGCGATGATGACATTGATGTCATCTTTGCAGGGCATAATCACGAAGTAGTAAACGGAGAGGTCAATGGGAAATTAATTGTTCAGGCCTTTGAATATGGGAAGGCCATTGGCGAAGTCAATATAACACTTGACCGCAAAACAAAGGATATTGTCAAAAAGAGTGCAAATATTCAGTATGTAAACCAGTCTGGTATTGAAAAGGACAAGGAAGCAGCCGGTATCTTGGCTCATTACGGGAAAGAAGTTGAGCCAATTATTAGTGAGGTAGTTGGAGAAGCTGCTGTCAAAATGGAAGGCGGCTATTCAAATGATGGAGACATGCCGCTCGGTAATTTGATTGCCGATGGTATGAGATATTCGATGAAAAGTGATTTTGCCATGATGAATGGCGGCGGTATCAGGCAAAACCTTGAAAAAGGACCGATTATGTGGGGAGATCTGTTTAATATTCAGCCTTTCGGCAACGTTTTAGTGAAACTTGAGATTAAGGGGAAAGACTTGGCTGAGATCATTGAAGCGCAAATTTCTCCTCAATTTGGACCAGATTATAGCATTTCGGGCTTTTCATATTCCTATGATCCGATAACATATAAAGTAGTCGACTTAAAACTGACAGATGGTTCAGCCGTTGCGCTCGATCAAACGTATACACTCACGGTGAATAACTTTATGGCAACTGCAACTGGCAGTAAATATGCACCAATAGCAAGACTGGGGAAAAATCCTGAAACAGGACCAGAGGATTTAGAAGCCACTGTTGCTTTTGTGAAGAGCTTTGAGGGAGCTTCCATCGTGTATCAAAGAGAGGGACGAATTCAAAAAGCAAAACAAGAAGAAAAAGCAGCAAGCTAA